The genomic stretch GTAAAACTCTTCGGATTTCAACAACATTTTCCTCATCAAGAACAACGTAAAATACTAAATAGTTTGCCACTATCAGCATTCTATAATTAAGAAGGATAAGTCTTTGGTCCTTAGGAATACTCCCTATATACGGAAAATGGGACAATTTAGATATAGCCTCATCAATTTCATTCAATAAATTTAGTGCGGCGGTCGGGTTGTCAATTTGGATATACTCAAGGATTTCTGTTAGATCTTTTTCAGCAATTGGTAGATACTCAATTCGAAACTTATTATTCATTAACCCGATTCCTCAACTTGGTCATAAGTTCTATATGAGAGACCCGTGGCATACCTGCAGTACTTTGTGCTTCTGCTTCGCCTAGTTTTTGATAGAGATTCAGTAAAGCCTGTTGTTTTTCATAAAGAGCCATACTCATTACTACTAGGTCGCCTTGACCATTCTTGGTAATGAAAACAGGTTCGCTTTCCTTATGACAGATTTCGGATATCTCGTTAAAGTTATTTCTTAAATCAGATATTGGTTTGATTATGGGCATAGATAACACCATCCTATCATTATAGATAATAATATTATATCATAATTATGATAGATAGATGCAAGCGACAGACCGTCCGATAACAGAGGAGTCCCGCAACTAGGGGAAGATGAATGTGGTTGGGACGCTGCGGGACTCCACAGAACGTTATACGACATATCGTGCAGTGCCGCGCGTCCATGCGCGGATTTTATAGGGGAAGGGTTAATAGTAGTTTCACGAAAGTAGAATATAATGTGAATTGAGTATGAAGAATTGGTTGTACAATACTAAAAGACTAGGACTTTATTCATTTTAAATCCCTGGAGCAAATAAGGGGGAATGTTTTATGGGGAGTTTATTAGTTAAAGTTAAGGAGTACTTA from Desulfitobacterium dichloroeliminans LMG P-21439 encodes the following:
- a CDS encoding type II toxin-antitoxin system RelE/ParE family toxin; the protein is MNNKFRIEYLPIAEKDLTEILEYIQIDNPTAALNLLNEIDEAISKLSHFPYIGSIPKDQRLILLNYRMLIVANYLVFYVVLDEENVVEIRRVLHGKRKYDFLV
- a CDS encoding type II toxin-antitoxin system Phd/YefM family antitoxin; the protein is MPIIKPISDLRNNFNEISEICHKESEPVFITKNGQGDLVVMSMALYEKQQALLNLYQKLGEAEAQSTAGMPRVSHIELMTKLRNRVNE